A DNA window from Daucus carota subsp. sativus chromosome 3, DH1 v3.0, whole genome shotgun sequence contains the following coding sequences:
- the LOC108211322 gene encoding sesquiterpene synthase 2-like: MAMYVNAATGPCPMVGRNSAGFHPSIWGDKFLPSTNSAVQKSDADCKEDEKLQLLKQEVKKMLTVGDTPQQELIYLIDDIQRLGLSYHFETEIETLLQHLMDSFLEYYGTKNCDNLHDVALSFRLLRQEGHNVSSDVFSKFQDRDGKFEEKLAKDVRGMLSLFEAAQLKVHGENILEDAEKFTTSQLDTYLNSNANVPLADLVRRALKYPLRKSFNRMVASHYIPIYHKFDWHKQVLLDMAKCDFNLVQKVHQEELGYVTRWWKDLDFTTKLPFARDRVVECYFWICGVYFEPRYAAGRRFATKVICLTSIIDDIYDVYGTPEELLQLSDAIDKWDISILDQLPEYMQHVYKPLLDVFAEGEEVTAKQGLPTYRVDYAKKAFKRLVGVYHHEAKWLQAQYIPTFEEYISIANTSAGIKMLAVSSFVLMGDVATREAFEWHSKDPLILVAGAGIARLMNDIVGHEIERKRPHVSSAVECYMKTHDVTKETAYAEINKSILNAWKDMNEECLRPEAPPKELLERVFNLTRVSFFVYANGHDGYTDSSTLTKEMITSILVDPISG, encoded by the exons ATGGCTATGTATGTTAACGCTGCAACTGGTCCTTGTCCAATGGTCGGTCGTAATTCAGCAGGTTTTCATCCAAGCATATGGGGAGACAAATTCCTCCCCTCCACTAACTCTGCTGTTCAG AAATCTGATGCTGACTGCAAAGAGGACGAAAAGCTCCAACTGCTAAAACAAGAAGTGAAGAAGATGCTGACCGTGGGAGACACGCCTCAACAAGAGTTGATATACTTAATTGATGACATTCAACGTCTGGGGTTGTCTTACCACTTTGAAACTGAGATTGAAACTTTATTACAGCACTTGATGGATAGCTTTCTTGAATATTATGGTACAAAGAATTGTGATAATTTACATGATGTTGCACTAAGTTTTCGCTTGCTTAGACAAGAAGGGCATAATGTTTCATCTG ATGTATTCTCCAAATTCCAGGACAGGGATGGGAAGTTCGAGGAGAAATTGGCTAAGGATGTGAGAGGAATGCTGAGTTTGTTTGAAGCAGCACAACTGAAAGTGCATGGAGAAAATATACTAGAAGATGCTGAGAAATTTACTACCTCTCAACTTGATACCTATCTCAATTCCAACGCAAATGTTCCACTAGCAGACCTTGTTCGTCGTGCACTCAAGTATCCCCTGCGTAAGAGTTTCAATagaatggtggcaagtcattaCATCCCAATCTACCACAAATTTGATTGGCATAAGCAAGTTCTCTTGGATATGGCAAAATGTGACTTTAACCTAGTGCAAAAGGTTCATCAAGAGGAGCTAGGTTATGTCACAAG gTGGTGGAAAGATCTTGATTTCACAACAAAGCTTCCTTTTGCAAGAGATAGAGTTGTGGAATGCTACTTTTGGATATGCGGGGTGTACTTTGAACCCCGATATGCTGCAGGCCGAAGATTTGCAACCAAAGTTATCTGTTTAACATCCATAATTGATGACATATATGATGTCTATGGAACCCCCGAAGAGCTTTTGCAGCTCTCTGATGCAATTGATAA ATGGGATATCAGTATCTTAGATCAGCTACCAGAGTACATGCAACATGTTTATAAACCTTTATTGGATGTTTTTGCTGAAGGCGAAGAGGTGACGGCAAAGCAAGGACTACCAACATACCGCGTTGATTATGCTAAAAAAGCT TTTAAAAGGTTGGTAGGAGTATATCATCACGAAGCTAAATGGCTTCAGGCCCAATACATCCCAACGTTTGAGGAGTACATAAGTATTGCAAATACTTCTGCAGGAATCAAAATGCTAGCGGTCTCAAGCTTCGTGCTAATGGGTGACGTTGCCACTAGAGAAGCATTCGAGTGGCATTCTAAAGATCCCTTAATTCTTGTAGCTGGAGCGGGGATTGCTAGACTCATGAACGACATTGTAGGACATGAG ATTGAAAGAAAGAGACCACATGTATCATCAGCTGTCGAGTGCTACATGAAAACACATGATGTTACAAAAGAAACTGCTTATGCTGAGATAAACAAGTCTATTTTAAATGCATGGAAAGATATGAATGAGGAATGCCTCCGTCCAGAAGCACCTCCAAAGGAGTTGCTTGAAAGAGTTTTCAATCTGACTCGTGTGTCGTTCTTTGTTTATGCTAACGGGCATGACGGATACACAGATTCCTCAACCCTCACCAAAGAAATGATAACCTCGATTCTCGTAGATCCGATTTCAGGGTAA